A section of the Humulus lupulus chromosome 2, drHumLupu1.1, whole genome shotgun sequence genome encodes:
- the LOC133818296 gene encoding uncharacterized protein LOC133818296, which produces MTTTRLLRVSSNPQLNFLGSGSSASSSGVRCSAVNGDYEYQKKKVKNNGDEMKKNLQMGTTATTNTHHLLQVKPSMAAAASGSLIFITSEPKERIDGAIFDLVSSLSSKVNNAVLVLLREHFKRRSLKQNIQMFIERGILNCRFFALFAVVGSLLGSVLCFVEGCFLVLQSYFQYFHNLSHKADQGHVMHLLIEAIDMFMVGMAMLMFGFGLYTMFVGSKSVKEKGPCLAGSNLFGLFYMKSLPTWVEMQSVSQAKSKLGHAVMMILQVGVLEKFKSVPLVTGLDLACFAATVLISSACIFLLSKLSVTKVQD; this is translated from the exons ATGACAACTACTAGATTATTGCGCGTCTCCAGTAACCCACAATTGAATTTTCTTGGCTCTGGTTCTTCTGCGTCTTCGTCTGGGGTCAGGTGCTCGGCGGTGAATGGAGATTATGAGTATCAGAAGAAGAAAGTTAAGAATAATGGGGATGAGATGAAGAAGAATTTGCAAATGGGGACTACTGCGACTACTAATACTCATCATCTTCTTCAAGTGAAGCCATCCATGGCCGCCGCTGCTTCGGGGAGCTTGATTTTCATTACGTCTGAGCCCAAGGAGAGGATCGATGGAGCAATTTTCGATTTGGTTTCATCTCTTTCGAGCAAAGTGAACAATGCTGTATTGGTTCTGCTCAGAGAACACTTCAAACGAAGATCTCTAAAGCAAAATATTCAGATGTTCATCGAAAGG GGCATACTCAACTGTCGATTCTTTGCATTATTTGCTGTCGTGGGATCCTTGCTTGGATCAGTATTGTGTTTTGTTGAG GGATGCTTCCTTGTTCTACAGTCATATTTCCAGTATTTTCATAACTTGTCACACAAGGCTGACCAAGGACATGTGATGCACTTACTAATTGAAGCCATAG ATATGTTCATGGTAGGAATGGCCATGCTTATGTTCGGATTTGGGCTATATACTATGTTTGTTGGCTCCAAGTCTGTGAAGGAAAAAGGGCCATGTCTTGCTGGCTCAAACTTGTTTGGTCTATTCTATATGAAG AGTCTTCCGACATGGGTTGAAATGCAATCGGTTTCACAGGCAAAATCAAAGCTTGGACATGCTGTGATGATGATACTCCAAGTGGGAGTGTTGGAGAAGTTTAAGAGTGTTCCTTTGGTTACTGGACTCGATCTTGCTTGTTTTGCTGCAACTGTTCTCATTTCCTCCGCTTGTATTTTTCTTCTCTCCAAACTCTCTGTTACCAAAGTCCAAGATTAG